One window of Paenibacillus sp. FSL K6-3182 genomic DNA carries:
- a CDS encoding XRE family transcriptional regulator: MDENDESKQLVLQIGGALKKYRKEKNMSLDELAELTGVSKLTLGNIERGDTNPTLAIIWKISKGMSLPLLALLKSEDPVSLYRAGEGLRFSNDQKNWIIEPVFKHASNDIEMCRAYLQPNSSYHPEGHHANTTEIATVMTGSIEIQVNGEVYTLNQYDTISFRADCPHSYTNHTNSETVLHICLKYDF, translated from the coding sequence ATGGATGAAAACGATGAATCAAAACAGCTTGTATTACAAATCGGCGGTGCCTTGAAAAAGTACAGAAAAGAAAAAAACATGAGTTTAGACGAATTAGCGGAATTAACGGGTGTAAGCAAACTTACTTTGGGGAATATCGAACGTGGCGATACAAATCCAACTTTGGCGATTATATGGAAAATTTCAAAAGGCATGTCTTTACCACTATTGGCTTTGTTGAAATCAGAAGACCCTGTTAGTTTGTATCGAGCAGGCGAAGGACTGCGGTTTTCTAATGATCAAAAAAATTGGATCATTGAACCAGTCTTTAAACACGCAAGCAACGATATTGAAATGTGTCGGGCTTACTTACAGCCGAATAGCTCGTATCACCCTGAAGGTCATCATGCGAATACAACTGAAATTGCGACAGTAATGACTGGTTCCATTGAAATTCAAGTCAATGGAGAGGTTTACACATTGAATCAATATGATACGATCAGTTTTCGTGCAGATTGTCCTCACTCTTATACCAATCATACGAATAGCGAAACAGTGCTCCATATATGTTTAAAGTATGATTTCTAA